ATGAGAAGTGATGAATGACATGAAACGAAGATGAATGTAAAAGTTAAAGAATAAGACGAAATCTGAAAACACGAAATATATATGAAATGTCAAGTCGTATAACCGAAGTATTCTCTAGAAACAAGCTCAGCTTTTTGCCTAATCGTTGGGATTGGAGATCAAATTCGTCTACTTGACGTTTTCCTGTCCACAGACTGTACCAATTCCCTTTCGCGATCCTCGGCCAGTCTTGGGCCCAACAAAAGCGACTTCACATGGATTTTTGTCGGGCTGTATCAGTGCATTTATAGGGACCAGCGGTattttgatcaagttggatGGTTTTGTAGTGTCAGATTTGACTTCGGTTGTCGCAAATGGTGTGAGAGTTTGAGATCAGTATTGAGTGCCCTTTTTGTCTATTTTGGCAATTTACGAATTCTGATACGGACATTTTCTTGGTATTCTCAGCAATTCTACAAAAACACTAAAGCTgaacaatttgaataagTACCAGAAATGACAATTGCTAGCAGGAATAATATAAGACTCTGACGAAGTGGGAAAGGTCGGAACATCCCTCAATGTCAAGACCGTCTCtactttttctctttcagtTTACACTATATAAGTGCACTAATATGATGTATCACTTTGCAGCCATATCGAGCACCTATAATAGCTCCAaacttttcgcagccattttgCCAGAGACTTAATCTGATCACTTCTCATATTTATTCTAGACCTATTATCTGTATACATCATTTTTACGAGAAGTTCCTACAACTGGGTCCTGGATCGCTTGGTCATTCGCTTACCCCTGAATAGGCCCATTTGTCTACATTGTTTTTCTCCACCATGCCAACAGCTGCAATAACGCAACCAAAATATTTCAGCATCTGCAGCCCACTGCTTGAGACGAAATCTTTTAATAGATTTGTCCCCTCTCCTTCTCTCATATATTCTCTCCAATCTTCTCTCGGACTTTCTATCAGGCCCTCCTCTTGATCCTCCTTCCTGCCTGTTGCGATCCACAGTTGGTTTTGCATCATCTTTCCGCGTGCACAACCACGGTGTGAAAATTCGAAAATCAGcgactgaaaaattcacgACATAAGCTTAGAACTATGCTCAAATCTCTTTCTTATTCACGGAGATATTTCCACACCACTATCACCAAAATGTCCTACCAATTAGTTGCCTTGGGTAATCCACTTTTAGACTTGCAAGTCAACGTCGACGCTGagtacttgaaaaagtACGACTTGAAGTCCGACGACGCTATCTTGGCTGAAGAAAAGCACTTGCCAATCTACGATGAACTCATCAAGAAGGACGACTTAGTCCTTGTTGCCGGTGGTGCTGCCCAGAACACCGCCAGAGGTGCTCAGTACATTTTGCCAGCCAAGTCTGTTGTATACTTCGGCTCTGTCGGTAATGACGTCTATGCtaagaagttgaatgaaGCCAATGCCAAGTACGGCTTGAGAACTGAATACCAAATCCAGCCAGATATTGAAACCGGTAAATGTGCTGCATTGATCAACGGTGTCCACAGATCGCTTGTAACTGACTTGGCTGCTGCCAACCACTTCAAAGCTGCCCATTTGGACAAGCCTGAGAACTGGAAGCTTGTCGAAAACGCTACCCACTACTACATTGGTGGTTTCCACTTGACTGTTTCGCCTGAGGCTATCGTCAAGTTAGGTAAGCATGCTGCTGAAAACAACAAGGTCTTTACCTTGAACTTCTCCGCTCCTTTCATTgctcaattcttcaaggatCCATTGGACGAAGCCTTGCCATATGTTGACTACGTCATTGCCAACGAATCCGAGGCTGCTGCCTACGCTGAGTCCCATGACTTGGGCGTTGATGCCAAGGATGTCGTTGGAATCGCTAAGGCTGTAGCCAAGTTGCCTAAGGTCAACTCCAAGAGACCAAGAACTGTTGTCTTCACCCAGGGTCTTGACCCTACTGTTGTTGTCAAGTACAACGCTGAAACCGAAGACTACGAAGTCAAGGCCTACAAGGTCAGAGAACTTGCAGCAGAACAAGTCGTCGACACCAATGGTGCTGGTGATGCCTTTGCTGCTGGTTTTGTTGCTTCTTTGGTTGAAGGTAAGACCGATGCTGAAGCCGTCGATGTTGGTCAATGGGCTGCTTCTCTCTCCATTCAACAGGTCGGTCCTACTTTCCCATTCCCAAAGCAAACCTACCCTGGTACCAACTAGATTGACCTGGTAGATTAGCTTAGTGTTCTGCAATTGGCATATAATTTTTTTATGGAATCTTTATGGTGTTTCACATCGCTTCATTTCAACATGGGTTTACTTCTCGGTTCGTTTCTGCTGGTCAATTGCAGCTGGCTTACATATATACATAGACTGCAATCTTAATTCAACATTGTTGCAAGAGTGGATGTAGTTTCTCTTTCTACTAGTAATACAATTTGCTTAATACAATTTGCTACACTGGTGCTTCTTTGGTAGTCTCACAGAGAGTGAATCAGGAAAAAAGATCGGACTCAGTGAGATTTCAATCCCCCCCATGAAAATTTTGTTCAAATCATATACCTTGTCTGTATCTTGGTCTTGTTTCAGCTCTCCTAGATTTCTGTTCTATCTAATATATCATTTGAATCTTCTCTTAGTCGCGGCTCATCTCGTTTCCCCATACTTTTTTCAACCTCTTCGCACTGTAAAAAAAGTTGTCGAGATGAGTTTTTCGCTTGTCCAAAATATCTGTagagattcttcaagtgaAGTTTACGTCCATTGGATCGATTTCACTCGCTGAGTTTCGTCGAGTGTAGCCTACTTTCTCAAATGTCGGTTCTGAAGGATCACTACTATCGTCTTTCCTCAGAAGTTCCTCAGGAACGAATCGAGGCTGCTACTGCTCTCTTGTCTGAGTTGGCCCAGGTCAATCTCAAGCCTGACTGGGACTATGCTTTGAACAGATTGGTCAAAGGGTTGATCACCACCAAACAAAGTGCACGCTTTGGCTTTTCCATGGCCTTGGTCGAAGTTGTCCGTGAGTTGATctacagaaaagaagaggaatACGCGGACATCTCCATTTCTTCCTATCTCAGTCTTGTCTTGCATAACAGCCAGCTCAAGTCTTCCATGAAGggaaaggaagaaagatCAGTCCTTTTTGGGAGATTGTTTGGTTTGCAAGTTTTGATCAACTCGCAAGTTCTCCTTGATCCAGAACTAATCGCTGACGAGCAaattctcttcaagttcatcCATGCTCTTATAGAGTTGTCGGGATTGAAGTCGTGGTTGAGAGAAACAGCTATTTTCACCTTGTGTCAATTCATAAGGTTATTGAATAGCGAAGAATGCAAATTGAATGAtaacttgaagtcaaagGTGTTGGTCCAGATTCTCCAGGACGTCAACGACCAAGGTCTCAATCTTTCAACAGAAGGTATCGCAGTTTATCTTTCTATACCAAGGAGCCAGAGACAGCTACTTGCTGAAAAAGTCGTTTCTCCAACAGCGAACTGGAAACATGGTGACCCATTTGCAAAGGGTAACTTGCCTGTATTAGCAAAAGCTCTTAAAGATGTGGAAGTAGTAGACCCCGAAGACGACACCGGAGAAAAAAAGCAAAATGGCAAGGGCAAGCAACAGAAGGGAAGTTGGTCTCCCAGAATTCCATTTGTATGGGATTTCATATTagagaacttcaacgaaaGCAAtccttctgtttctgaaaCAGAGGATGAAACCTCCAATtccaaaaagagaaagaagcacTCACACTCACATTCCAAAAAGCAAAAGATCGTGGACGACGAGTCCAGAATCTCAATGaaggaatttttcaaagtagTCATTGATGAGTCCTTCTTCTCAGAAAAAGCATCTCATGAAAGAAAGTACTGGGGTTTTGAAATCTTTATCAAGTTCTTTCAAAATGTGCACCTGGGCCAAGTTCAATATCTCTTCTCTCCAAATCTCATGAGGTGTTTGATCAACCAAAGCTCAAAGCAAGACCGAATGTTGAATAAGATTTCAATCAAGGTTCTCGAATCTATAATCGAGGAATCCAAGGTACATCCTTTTAAGGCTCCAATTGCAGTATCAAACTTAACCAATGAATCCGTAGGAGGCTGTTGGAATTTTGATCTTGTTACCAAATCCAAAACTGTAGATAGCCTTCTATCTTTATTCGGTAAACAACCAGAAGAGTCTCATGTTACTCATCATGATATAATTTTAttagaattgaaagac
This Scheffersomyces stipitis CBS 6054 chromosome 3, complete sequence DNA region includes the following protein-coding sequences:
- the ADO1 gene encoding adenosine kinase, with amino-acid sequence MSYQLVALGNPLLDLQVNVDAEYLKKYDLKSDDAILAEEKHLPIYDELIKKDDLVLVAGGAAQNTARGAQYILPAKSVVYFGSVGNDVYAKKLNEANAKYGLRTEYQIQPDIETGKCAALINGVHRSLVTDLAAANHFKAAHLDKPENWKLVENATHYYIGGFHLTVSPEAIVKLGKHAAENNKVFTLNFSAPFIAQFFKDPLDEALPYVDYVIANESEAAAYAESHDLGVDAKDVVGIAKAVAKLPKVNSKRPRTVVFTQGLDPTVVVKYNAETEDYEVKAYKVRELAAEQVVDTNGAGDAFAAGFVASLVEGKTDAEAVDVGQWAASLSIQQVGPTFPFPKQTYPGTN